A single genomic interval of Chitinophaga sp. 180180018-3 harbors:
- a CDS encoding TolC family protein: MKLSRITGMFLIILFANTISAEAQDTWSLKRCVDYALQHNIGVKQQDVQKRLADLTYMQSKLQRIPALSGSANAGYTDGRSASLTDNSYVNQTYFSASGGLNLQGNLFSWFAQQRTIAANRYTAEANSFLLEKARNDLAFNVATAFLQILLNIEQVKVNEENVRLTTSNLENTKKLVIAGSVPESNQADLEAQLASDSTNLVTAKNNVILSILQEKAYLNLGFEIPFEPEVPENIASLPLAPLQEMGPEMVYSAALTNYPQVKSDELMIKSAQKSWQATKSQLYPSLGIQGGLNTYYANNYFDRNNKLIPFNEQIDNTFRKTIGIGMNIPIFNGWQQRTAVAKAKATIQNQELTRDLNRQKLKQDIYTAHANAVAALQKFHSTTTGVMSAQKAYDFATKRFNLGLMNTIDYITTQSKLYQAQTNRVIAQYDYIFKMKLLEFYRDQKISL; this comes from the coding sequence ATGAAGCTATCCCGAATAACAGGAATGTTCCTGATCATATTGTTTGCTAACACTATATCCGCTGAAGCCCAGGATACGTGGAGCCTTAAAAGGTGTGTGGATTATGCGTTGCAACATAACATAGGTGTTAAACAACAGGATGTACAAAAGCGTCTGGCGGATCTGACATATATGCAAAGTAAGCTCCAGAGGATTCCTGCGCTCAGTGGCTCTGCTAATGCAGGGTATACGGATGGTAGGTCGGCCAGTCTGACAGACAACAGCTACGTGAACCAGACCTATTTCAGTGCCAGTGGCGGTCTTAACCTGCAGGGTAACCTGTTCAGCTGGTTCGCCCAGCAACGGACCATAGCTGCCAACCGCTATACTGCAGAAGCCAACAGCTTCCTGCTGGAAAAAGCCCGGAACGACCTGGCATTTAATGTGGCTACCGCTTTTCTGCAAATATTATTGAACATAGAACAGGTAAAGGTAAATGAAGAAAATGTGCGCCTGACCACCTCTAACCTGGAGAATACCAAAAAACTGGTGATCGCCGGCTCCGTGCCGGAAAGTAATCAGGCCGACCTGGAAGCACAACTGGCTTCTGATAGTACTAACCTGGTTACCGCAAAAAATAATGTTATTCTTTCTATACTTCAGGAGAAGGCATACCTGAACCTCGGTTTTGAGATTCCTTTCGAGCCTGAAGTACCGGAAAATATCGCCTCGCTGCCTTTGGCGCCTTTGCAGGAAATGGGTCCTGAAATGGTTTACAGCGCAGCATTGACCAATTATCCTCAGGTAAAGTCTGATGAACTGATGATCAAAAGCGCCCAAAAATCCTGGCAGGCGACCAAATCACAGCTGTATCCTTCATTGGGTATACAGGGAGGGCTGAACACTTATTACGCCAATAACTATTTCGACCGGAATAATAAGTTAATACCTTTCAATGAACAGATCGACAATACATTCCGGAAAACAATAGGTATTGGAATGAACATTCCTATCTTTAATGGCTGGCAGCAGCGCACGGCAGTGGCCAAAGCAAAAGCTACCATACAGAATCAGGAACTGACCCGGGATCTGAACCGTCAGAAACTGAAGCAGGATATTTACACTGCCCACGCAAATGCCGTAGCTGCGCTGCAGAAATTTCATTCCACCACCACGGGGGTAATGTCCGCACAGAAAGCATATGATTTTGCGACCAAACGGTTTAATCTGGGGCTGATGAATACAATTGATTATATCACCACACAAAGTAAATTGTACCAGGCGCAAACTAATAGAGTAATAGCCCAATACGACTATATATTTAAAATGAAATTGCTGGAGTTCTACAGAGACCAGAAAATATCGCTGTAG
- a CDS encoding ABC transporter permease gives MFISYLKIAARNLVKRKLYTLINVTGLAVGIGCFLLLSLYLRNEWTYDRFHEHGKQLYRMRTDYGEKDQPVVHTAMTMNALAPLIKDFSGVKMVSRVYPSASTVRNGDKITTEKQFIYTDPDFFRMFSFPLIAGDPATALNGPDMVVLSASTARRYFGTTDIVGKLLKIDDKSYQVTGVAKDPPANTHLKFDFVASYASLGEKDNWNRPNYLTYVMLADNIPADKLHQQLQGYIKDRFGKVLAAGATLDLVPEALGDLHLHSLAQDGSEQYGDIRYNRILTVVAILLLLVACINFVNLATARSAERSREIGVRKALGAVRGQVFWQFIAESFLITGYALIVGVLIAMILLPSFNNIVGVKLVLDFTTGYWLYALLALIFITTAFVAGTYPAFFLARFRPVQTLKGHTPLGGRRIRKTLVVFQFAASVFFIICTLVVQRQLHYIQHKQLGLDRSGVLVLSGGRFGQQQLAAFKERVLQQAGVQSVSASYDSPVAVGGGYSIGQVEGKRPEFGMNLTAIPVEKDYLRTMGITLLAGSDLTNADIQDVLKAEKDQVYHFFLNESAVKALGWTSETALGKRLVMNGRAGTVKGVMKDFHFASMKLKIEPIIVFPEYNWFGQILVKVSGNNQQVIAAIGKLWNEYQQGIPFEYHFMDEDFNNLYTQEYKTGYIMAGFSTIIILVACLGLFGLVAFTAEQRTREIGIRKVLGASAGSVVLLLSRDFMKLVMIALLIASPLAWYAMQHWLNSFAYNAGMSAGAFLLAGGAAIIIAMATASMQSVKAALRNPVDSLRSE, from the coding sequence ATGTTTATCAGTTACCTGAAGATTGCCGCAAGAAACCTTGTAAAAAGAAAATTATATACGCTGATCAATGTCACCGGGCTTGCGGTGGGGATAGGCTGTTTTTTGTTGCTATCGCTGTATCTGCGGAACGAATGGACTTATGACCGCTTTCACGAGCACGGAAAGCAGCTGTATCGCATGCGAACAGATTACGGAGAAAAAGACCAGCCGGTCGTGCATACTGCTATGACGATGAACGCCCTGGCGCCGCTGATAAAGGATTTCTCCGGTGTGAAAATGGTAAGCAGGGTATATCCGTCGGCGTCAACAGTACGGAATGGAGATAAAATAACCACCGAAAAGCAGTTTATCTATACAGATCCTGATTTCTTCCGGATGTTCTCTTTTCCGCTGATAGCCGGAGATCCTGCCACTGCATTAAACGGGCCGGATATGGTGGTTTTGTCGGCCTCCACTGCGCGCAGATATTTTGGTACTACAGATATTGTGGGGAAGCTCCTGAAGATTGACGACAAAAGTTACCAGGTGACCGGTGTGGCAAAAGATCCGCCAGCCAATACACATCTTAAATTTGATTTTGTTGCCAGTTACGCTTCTCTGGGAGAAAAGGATAACTGGAACAGACCTAATTATCTCACCTATGTAATGCTGGCAGATAATATTCCGGCAGATAAACTGCATCAGCAATTGCAGGGTTATATCAAAGATCGGTTTGGTAAAGTACTGGCGGCAGGGGCGACACTCGACCTTGTGCCGGAAGCCCTGGGCGATTTACATCTGCATTCCCTTGCCCAGGATGGATCAGAACAATACGGCGACATCCGTTACAACCGTATACTCACCGTTGTAGCGATACTCCTGTTGCTGGTGGCTTGTATCAATTTTGTAAACCTCGCTACAGCCCGTTCTGCAGAAAGAAGCCGGGAGATTGGCGTCCGTAAGGCATTGGGAGCCGTAAGAGGACAGGTTTTCTGGCAATTTATCGCAGAATCATTCCTTATTACAGGTTATGCACTGATAGTCGGGGTACTGATAGCAATGATATTGCTGCCATCTTTCAATAATATTGTCGGTGTAAAACTAGTGTTGGATTTCACTACCGGCTACTGGCTATATGCGCTGCTCGCACTCATTTTTATCACTACTGCTTTTGTTGCCGGCACTTACCCGGCCTTTTTCCTGGCGCGCTTCCGGCCTGTTCAAACGTTGAAAGGGCATACGCCGCTGGGTGGAAGGCGTATTCGCAAAACGCTGGTTGTTTTCCAGTTTGCAGCCTCTGTATTCTTTATTATCTGTACGCTGGTGGTACAACGGCAGTTGCATTATATACAGCATAAGCAATTGGGGCTCGACAGGTCCGGCGTATTGGTGCTGTCTGGCGGGAGGTTTGGCCAGCAGCAACTGGCAGCATTTAAAGAGCGTGTCTTGCAGCAGGCAGGCGTACAGTCGGTGAGTGCGTCTTATGATTCCCCCGTAGCAGTTGGCGGTGGCTATTCAATAGGCCAGGTGGAAGGAAAACGTCCCGAATTTGGGATGAACCTGACAGCGATACCGGTAGAGAAAGATTATCTCCGTACAATGGGTATCACCCTCCTGGCCGGATCAGATCTTACCAATGCTGATATACAGGATGTGCTGAAAGCGGAAAAAGACCAGGTATACCACTTCTTCCTGAATGAATCCGCCGTAAAAGCGCTGGGATGGACATCAGAAACAGCGTTGGGGAAAAGACTGGTGATGAACGGCCGGGCGGGCACGGTAAAAGGTGTCATGAAAGATTTTCACTTTGCGTCGATGAAGCTCAAAATTGAGCCAATCATCGTTTTTCCGGAATACAACTGGTTTGGACAGATACTGGTGAAAGTTTCGGGGAATAATCAGCAGGTGATCGCTGCCATCGGGAAGCTATGGAATGAATATCAGCAAGGTATTCCATTCGAGTATCATTTTATGGATGAAGACTTTAATAACCTGTATACCCAAGAGTACAAAACCGGGTATATAATGGCGGGGTTCTCTACGATCATTATACTGGTGGCTTGTCTTGGGCTATTCGGGCTGGTGGCATTTACAGCAGAACAGCGTACCCGGGAAATAGGGATCAGGAAAGTGCTGGGAGCTTCCGCCGGCAGCGTGGTATTGCTGCTGTCCAGGGATTTTATGAAGCTGGTGATGATTGCACTGCTTATTGCCTCTCCGCTGGCATGGTATGCCATGCAACACTGGCTGAATTCATTTGCGTATAATGCCGGTATGTCGGCCGGAGCGTTCCTGCTGGCAGGGGGCGCAGCAATCATTATTGCCATGGCAACGGCCAGTATGCAATCGGTAAAGGCTGCCCTGAGAAACCCGGTGGATAGTTTGCGATCAGAATAA
- a CDS encoding ABC transporter permease → MLLFNYIKLAWRNLIKSKLYSFINIGGLAAGLCVCMLIMLYVAHEYSYDRFHKDKDRIFALYQRIKLSNDTLQIDHFKFGTARAIQHQNAAVESFLRVGGPVGETAVIENPADPASKAEATNLSFTDAGYFIFFSFPLLQGDPETALKQPFSIVISASAARRYFGNEDVIGKQLRYNSQYLFQVTGVMADAPSNSSIKADFLLSMASIPGIESLKQFAADAQGVGGMFNVYLKLDAPAHATAVAGNISRQQAADGEPGRSLLVPFTDLHTSPQFNPGFSLRYLKLFPVVAILVLLMALINYMSLSTARATVRAREIGVRKALGAGHKHIARQFYVESALYAVLAFLLALGLCFCGRNWFFNLLQLKTDLRFLFHPTVLTIYAALLLITIVVAGSYPSFVLSRYNPITVLSGKMRKSSGGASVRKVLTVAQFSMATLLIICSIVINRQLYFFRHTNTGISKANILMLPFQSSMGNHYQAYRQQVSELNGVLETGTARYPLYGGLGMWFIQEEAPRPGLALWMMDMDRPLLNMEGLQWKIPPADMTQVGMEEKIVLNEVAVERLGFTSSPVGRYVNLGGNKMEVIGVVKDFHFQSLHSAIAPLGITVQTASSALWGSKSPGCLFVKIAPEQDLPALIAQIRKIYTAYDPAGPFKYNFLDEAFEKMYTAEDRLSGLFDGFTVLTILIAGMGLLGLAAFAAEQRMKEIGVRKVLGASVLQITALLSGEYVRLIIIALAIASPVAGYLMHQWLQQFAYRIHMQPWMFVLSACIAAATALLAIGAQTLKAAVRNPVATLRVE, encoded by the coding sequence ATGCTACTTTTTAACTACATAAAACTTGCATGGCGTAATCTGATAAAGAGCAAATTGTACAGCTTCATCAACATCGGTGGACTGGCAGCGGGGCTTTGTGTATGTATGCTGATCATGTTGTATGTGGCACATGAATACAGCTATGATCGTTTCCATAAAGATAAAGACAGGATTTTTGCGCTGTATCAGCGGATAAAGCTTAGTAACGATACATTACAGATAGATCATTTTAAGTTCGGCACTGCCCGGGCAATACAACACCAGAATGCTGCAGTAGAAAGTTTTTTACGTGTAGGCGGTCCCGTAGGAGAGACTGCTGTTATCGAGAATCCGGCAGATCCTGCGAGCAAAGCAGAAGCGACCAACCTCTCGTTTACAGATGCCGGTTATTTCATTTTTTTCTCCTTCCCGCTGTTGCAGGGAGATCCGGAAACGGCGCTGAAACAGCCTTTCAGTATAGTGATTTCAGCATCGGCTGCCCGCAGGTATTTTGGTAATGAAGATGTGATTGGGAAGCAGTTACGTTACAATAGCCAGTATCTTTTCCAGGTGACCGGCGTAATGGCCGATGCTCCTTCCAATTCTTCCATTAAGGCCGATTTCCTGCTTTCTATGGCCAGTATACCGGGTATTGAGTCGCTGAAGCAATTCGCAGCAGACGCGCAGGGGGTCGGGGGAATGTTCAATGTATACCTGAAGCTGGATGCGCCGGCCCATGCCACTGCGGTGGCTGGTAATATCAGCCGGCAACAGGCAGCCGACGGAGAGCCCGGACGGTCTTTGCTGGTGCCGTTTACTGATTTGCATACCAGCCCGCAATTCAACCCCGGTTTCAGTTTGCGTTATCTGAAACTGTTTCCGGTAGTGGCTATACTGGTGCTGCTGATGGCGCTGATCAATTATATGAGTCTTTCTACTGCCAGAGCAACGGTTCGTGCCCGCGAAATAGGCGTAAGAAAGGCGTTGGGAGCAGGCCATAAGCATATAGCCCGGCAATTTTATGTGGAGTCTGCATTGTATGCGGTGCTGGCCTTTTTACTAGCCCTGGGGCTTTGTTTTTGCGGTAGGAATTGGTTTTTCAATCTGCTGCAGCTGAAAACAGACCTGCGTTTTCTTTTTCATCCAACCGTACTCACGATATATGCCGCCTTACTGCTGATCACTATTGTGGTGGCCGGGAGCTACCCTTCGTTTGTGCTATCGCGTTATAACCCGATAACGGTATTGTCGGGGAAGATGAGAAAAAGCAGTGGCGGTGCATCCGTCAGAAAGGTATTGACGGTAGCTCAATTCAGTATGGCTACCCTGTTGATCATTTGCAGCATAGTCATTAACCGGCAGCTTTATTTCTTCCGCCACACCAATACAGGAATCAGTAAAGCAAATATCCTGATGCTGCCATTTCAGAGTTCCATGGGAAACCACTATCAGGCCTATCGCCAGCAGGTGAGTGAGCTGAATGGGGTATTGGAAACCGGAACGGCCAGGTATCCTTTGTACGGAGGGCTTGGGATGTGGTTTATCCAGGAAGAAGCTCCCCGGCCGGGACTGGCGCTCTGGATGATGGATATGGATCGCCCCTTATTGAACATGGAAGGATTGCAATGGAAGATACCTCCGGCGGATATGACGCAGGTAGGTATGGAAGAAAAAATAGTGCTGAATGAAGTAGCGGTGGAACGCCTGGGATTTACATCGTCGCCTGTGGGCAGGTATGTTAACCTGGGAGGAAATAAAATGGAAGTAATAGGTGTGGTAAAAGATTTTCATTTTCAATCCCTTCATTCAGCGATTGCGCCATTGGGGATTACTGTGCAAACAGCGTCGTCGGCGCTATGGGGAAGTAAAAGCCCCGGCTGTTTATTTGTAAAAATAGCGCCGGAGCAGGATCTGCCTGCGTTGATTGCGCAGATCAGGAAGATCTATACTGCGTATGATCCGGCAGGCCCGTTTAAATACAATTTTCTGGATGAGGCTTTTGAGAAGATGTACACAGCGGAAGACAGGCTCTCCGGCTTGTTTGACGGATTTACGGTGCTGACTATTCTCATCGCAGGAATGGGTTTGTTGGGGCTGGCCGCTTTTGCGGCGGAACAGCGGATGAAGGAAATCGGAGTCAGGAAAGTACTCGGGGCAAGCGTGCTGCAGATTACAGCGCTGCTTTCCGGAGAGTATGTCCGGCTGATTATTATAGCATTGGCGATCGCGTCGCCGGTGGCAGGATACCTGATGCACCAATGGTTGCAACAGTTTGCATATCGTATTCATATGCAACCCTGGATGTTTGTGTTATCGGCCTGTATTGCCGCTGCAACAGCACTGCTGGCAATAGGAGCACAAACATTGAAAGCCGCCGTGCGAAATCCGGTCGCAACATTACGAGTAGAATAA
- a CDS encoding ABC transporter ATP-binding protein, with product MIELQKISRYYPVGLGRNFILKDIDLTINEGEFVSIMGPSGSGKSTLLHIMGLLEEPSEGQYLFDGEKVDKMNEKKRTQLHRGAIGFVFQAYHLIDELTVYENIETPLLYKNVSSSERKSRVADVLDRFNMVAKKDLFPNQLSGGQQQLVGIARAIVAEPRVILADEPTGNLHSDQAKVIMQLFKHLNEQDKITIVQVTHSDVNATYGNRIIQLRDGHIYE from the coding sequence ATGATTGAATTGCAGAAAATATCCAGATATTATCCAGTGGGATTAGGAAGAAACTTTATCCTGAAAGATATTGATCTTACCATCAACGAAGGAGAATTTGTATCTATAATGGGACCATCCGGATCGGGAAAATCTACCCTGCTGCATATTATGGGATTATTGGAAGAACCCTCTGAAGGACAGTACCTGTTCGACGGGGAGAAGGTAGATAAGATGAACGAGAAGAAAAGAACCCAGCTGCATCGCGGCGCTATAGGTTTTGTATTCCAGGCATATCACCTGATCGATGAACTGACCGTTTACGAGAATATCGAAACTCCGCTCTTATATAAAAATGTCAGCAGTTCGGAAAGAAAAAGCCGGGTAGCTGATGTACTCGACCGTTTCAATATGGTGGCCAAAAAAGACCTTTTCCCCAATCAACTCTCAGGAGGACAGCAACAACTGGTAGGTATTGCCAGGGCTATTGTGGCAGAACCCCGCGTGATATTGGCGGATGAACCCACCGGGAACCTGCATTCCGACCAGGCGAAGGTGATCATGCAACTGTTCAAGCACCTGAATGAGCAGGACAAGATTACCATTGTTCAGGTAACCCACTCGGATGTCAATGCCACATATGGTAATCGGATCATCCAACTTCGCGACGGTCATATCTATGAATAA